The Nocardia terpenica nucleotide sequence GGAGCGGCGTGCTGAACGCCGATGTTGCCTCGATCGACGCGACCGTGATCAGCCCCAGCTATCAGATGGGCATCGTCGACTGCACCATCGGCCCGGTCGGCAAGCAGCAGCGGTGCGACGACGTGCGGGTGGAACCGGACGGGGTGCTGTCGCTGTACAAGGAGGGCCTGCACCGAGGCGATATCATCGACCTGACCCTGCAGCTGCCGCCCGGAACCGTTCCGGCCAATGCCGATATCCGCGACGACAGCGGGTCCGGGCCGTTCTCGGTCACCGCGCCCGTGCTCATCGCCTTCGGGGTGCTGGCGCTGGCGCTGCTCGCGCTCGGCGGCTACGTGTTGTGGGCGCGGCGGCAGGACGCGGCCGCGCTGACCGGCCAGGAGACATTGAATCCCTTGCAGCGCAACGGAAATCATACGGAATTCACCTCGCCGGAGGGGGTGCTGCCGGGCGAGGCCGGGCTGCTGCTCGACAGTTCGGCCGACGCGGGCGATCTCGCCGCCACCGTGGTGGATCTGGCTGTGCGCCGGTACATCTGGATCGCGCCGGTCGGCGATTCCGACTGGCGGATCACCCGGGTCAATCCGGTCGACGATCAGCTGCGCGGTTTCGAGCAGCAGGTGTACCGGGCGCTGCTGCCCGACGGCGCCGAATCGGTGCTGGTGTCGGAGCTGCGCGCGCCGAATCGGGTGCCGGGCACCACCGTTCGCGCGGCGCTGGTGGCCGATGCGGTCGAGCGCGGCACCCTCGCCCCCGCCTCCCGGCGCACGCTGGCGCTGTGGCTGGGCGGCGCGCTGGTCGCGGCGGGCATCGGCATCACCGTCGCGCTGGCGATCACCGGCGGTCACGCCCTGGTGGGTGTGGCCATCGCGCTCGGCGGCGTGGCGGCGCTGCTCGCCCCGCGCTATCTACCGACCCGCACGGCGGCCGGGCGGCGGCTGGCCGGGCGGGTGCGCGAGCTGCAGCGCGGCCTGGAGGCCCTGCGCGCCGACCAGATCCCCACGGGCGACCGGGAATTGGTGTTCTCCCGCGCCCTGCCGTTCAGCATTATCGGCGGGCGCGCCGACAACTGGGTGCGCATCTTCCGCGATACCGACCTCGCGTCCGACCGGCAGCCCGGCCTCTACTGGTTCGGCGGCTTCGAGCGCGACCGCAATATGCACCGATTCGCCGGGCATTTCCCGTATTTCATCACCGCGCTCGAGGGATTGTTCGCCGCCGGGCGGTAGTGCGGGTCACTGCGAGCGAAACCCCTTGGCGCGCAGGCCGTCCAGGGCGATATCCATGATCCGGCGCACGGCCTCCGCATACGACTCGTCGGGCGGGACGTAGACCTGTAGGGTCATCAGGCGCGCGATATCGCCCGTGGTGACATCGGCTCGCAGCCGACCGTCGGCCTGCGCCCGCGCGGTCATGTCCGCGACCTCGTCGGCGACCCGTGCGCGGACCGCGGTGAGGTCCGGATCGCCCTGGACCTTCCCGTGCAGGATGGGCTCGATCGCGGAAGCCAGTGCGCCCAAGCGCAACTGGGCGCATTCGTGCAGAAAACGGCACAGCGTGAGCCAGGCGTCGGATTCCTCCCGCCGCGCCGTCGCCGCGAGTTCCGCCAGGCCCGACAGATAGCTGTTGCCCACGGCGCTGATCAGCGCCAGACGATCCGGAAAGCGGCGGTACAGCGTGCCGACCCCGACGCCCGCGCGATCGGCGATCTCCTTCATCGGCACGTCCACGCCGAGCTCGCGGAACACGACCTGCGCCGCCACGAGAATCTGCTCGCGGTTGCTGCGGGCATCGGCGCGCAGATCATCGGGCACGTCGAACCTCCGGAAACAAATGGACGAAAATCTTCCGCTTAGTGTAGCGTGAGGTA carries:
- a CDS encoding DUF2207 family protein, encoding MLIFRGGALGALVFALAALFATAPAAQAQESAGGAAVKADIKLSDAGLLEVAETVNVPQGGQFHMVLPLRVALGDTGERRFTVSDVSATGTGTAKVDGDRFVIDAQPGESSYKYTVHGSVSDAPGTQLFKWSGVLNADVASIDATVISPSYQMGIVDCTIGPVGKQQRCDDVRVEPDGVLSLYKEGLHRGDIIDLTLQLPPGTVPANADIRDDSGSGPFSVTAPVLIAFGVLALALLALGGYVLWARRQDAAALTGQETLNPLQRNGNHTEFTSPEGVLPGEAGLLLDSSADAGDLAATVVDLAVRRYIWIAPVGDSDWRITRVNPVDDQLRGFEQQVYRALLPDGAESVLVSELRAPNRVPGTTVRAALVADAVERGTLAPASRRTLALWLGGALVAAGIGITVALAITGGHALVGVAIALGGVAALLAPRYLPTRTAAGRRLAGRVRELQRGLEALRADQIPTGDRELVFSRALPFSIIGGRADNWVRIFRDTDLASDRQPGLYWFGGFERDRNMHRFAGHFPYFITALEGLFAAGR
- a CDS encoding TetR/AcrR family transcriptional regulator, giving the protein MPDDLRADARSNREQILVAAQVVFRELGVDVPMKEIADRAGVGVGTLYRRFPDRLALISAVGNSYLSGLAELAATARREESDAWLTLCRFLHECAQLRLGALASAIEPILHGKVQGDPDLTAVRARVADEVADMTARAQADGRLRADVTTGDIARLMTLQVYVPPDESYAEAVRRIMDIALDGLRAKGFRSQ